A stretch of the Mycolicibacterium celeriflavum genome encodes the following:
- a CDS encoding MCE family protein — MMATRKRLVASTAILLAIGLVAGAAFLVRQAFFGPITITAYFPTATAIYPGDEVRVSGVQVGTIESITPEGTETKMTLKVDRGVPIPADAKAVIVAQNLVAARYVQLTPAYRKGDGPTMPDGAVIPSDRTAVPVEWDEVKTQLMRLSTELGPQTGVSDTSVSRFIDSAANAMGGNGDKLRQTLAQLSGAARIFAEGSGNIVDIIKNLQIFVSALRDSKQQIVMFENRLATLTSVLDESRSSLDAALSNLSVAIGEVQRFVAGSREQTTEQVQRLANLTQILVDHRLDFENVLHITPNAIANFQNIYYPNGGSVTGAFSLVNFTNPVQMICGMVGAVANTTAPETAKLCAQYLGPALRLLNVNNVPLPINAYLRPAVSPDRIIYTDPKLAPGGSGPEDPPEPPPTVSAYTGAGDVPPPPGWGPKPPGPPGLYTTDDDAPATPSPALFPGAPIPGPPNVVSDVPAQPQSIEGMLLPPSAAPAAPPPVAPNTPLLPAEGTPPA; from the coding sequence ATGATGGCAACCCGTAAGCGGCTGGTGGCCAGCACAGCGATCCTGCTGGCCATCGGTCTGGTCGCCGGCGCGGCGTTCCTGGTGCGCCAGGCGTTCTTCGGGCCGATCACCATCACCGCATACTTCCCCACGGCGACGGCGATCTACCCGGGCGACGAAGTACGGGTGTCCGGCGTGCAGGTCGGCACGATCGAATCCATCACACCCGAGGGCACCGAGACGAAGATGACCCTCAAAGTCGATCGGGGCGTGCCCATTCCGGCCGACGCCAAAGCGGTGATCGTCGCGCAAAACCTCGTCGCGGCCCGCTACGTGCAACTCACCCCGGCCTACCGCAAGGGGGATGGGCCGACCATGCCGGACGGCGCGGTCATTCCCAGCGACCGGACCGCCGTTCCGGTGGAGTGGGACGAGGTCAAGACCCAGTTGATGCGACTGTCGACGGAATTGGGTCCGCAGACCGGAGTTTCGGACACGTCGGTGTCCCGGTTCATCGACAGCGCAGCCAACGCGATGGGTGGCAACGGCGACAAACTCCGCCAGACGCTGGCCCAACTGTCCGGTGCCGCACGGATTTTCGCCGAAGGCAGCGGAAACATCGTCGACATCATCAAGAACCTGCAGATATTCGTTTCCGCGCTGCGCGACAGCAAGCAGCAGATCGTGATGTTCGAGAATCGGCTGGCGACCTTGACCAGCGTCCTCGACGAGAGCAGGTCGTCTCTGGACGCCGCGCTGTCGAACCTGTCCGTGGCGATCGGGGAGGTGCAGCGCTTCGTCGCCGGCAGTCGGGAGCAGACCACCGAGCAGGTCCAGCGGCTGGCCAACCTCACCCAGATCCTGGTCGATCACCGCCTGGATTTCGAGAACGTGCTGCACATCACGCCGAATGCGATCGCGAACTTCCAGAACATCTACTACCCGAACGGTGGTTCGGTGACCGGCGCATTCTCGCTGGTCAACTTCACCAACCCGGTGCAGATGATCTGCGGCATGGTCGGCGCGGTCGCCAACACCACCGCGCCGGAGACCGCGAAGTTGTGCGCGCAGTACCTGGGCCCGGCGCTGCGACTGCTGAACGTCAACAACGTCCCGTTGCCGATCAACGCGTATCTGCGACCGGCGGTGAGCCCGGATCGGATCATCTACACGGATCCCAAGCTCGCGCCGGGCGGTTCAGGGCCGGAGGACCCGCCCGAACCGCCGCCGACGGTGTCCGCGTACACCGGCGCGGGTGATGTGCCGCCGCCGCCGGGCTGGGGACCGAAGCCTCCCGGGCCGCCAGGACTGTACACAACCGACGATGATGCGCCCGCAACTCCGTCGCCGGCACTGTTCCCCGGCGCGCCGATTCCCGGTCCGCCCAACGTGGTGAGCGACGTGCCCGCACAGCCGCAGAGCATCGAAGGCATGCTGCTCCCGCCGTCCGCGGCGCCGGCCGCTCCGCCACCGGTAGCGCCGAACACACCCCTGTTGCCTGCGGAAGGGACGCCTCCAGCATGA